In Mycteria americana isolate JAX WOST 10 ecotype Jacksonville Zoo and Gardens chromosome Z unlocalized genomic scaffold, USCA_MyAme_1.0 Scaffold_18, whole genome shotgun sequence, the following are encoded in one genomic region:
- the LOC142402883 gene encoding nuclear receptor subfamily 2 group F member 1-A-like, protein MAMVVSSWRDPQEDVAGDISKGPNAAAQPAREQPPQQQGGSAAPPTPSQPGPPSTPGSTGDKGPGQQGSGQIQHHIECVVCGDKSSGKHYGQFTCEGCKSFFKRSVRRNLTYTCRANRNCPIDQHHRNQCQYCCLKKCLKVGMRREDRIILQSKSNEVLPGVGTTLTGSEWRGKHKERGRQVFPLLGGRGEPGVPPRRDAVVLPASPPVTAPLLSPSACLRGYPSPVSACAVARADGCGLSDAAYIESLQEKSQCTLEEYVRSQYPNQPSRFGNLLLRLPSLRTVSSSVIEQLFFVRLVGKTPIETLIRDMLLSGSSFNWPYMSIQCS, encoded by the exons ATGGCAATGGTAGTTAGCAGCTGGCGAGATCCGCAGGAAGACGTGGCCGGGGACATCTCAAAAGGCCCCAACGCCGCAGCGCAGCCGGCCCGAGAGCAGCCGCCCCAGCAGCAAGGGGGCTCGGCCGCCCCACCCACTCCCAGCCAGCCGGGACCCCCCTCCACGCCGGGCTCGACCGGAGACAAGGGTCCGGGCCAGCAGGGCTCGGGGCAGATCCAGCACCACATCGAGTGTGTAGTGTGCGGTGATAAATCCAGCGGCAAGCACTACGGCCAGTTCACCTGCGAGGGCTGCAAAAGTTTCTTCAAGAGGAGCGTCCGTAGGAACTTAACTTACACGTGCCGTGCCAACAGGAACTGTCCCATCGATCAGCACCACCGCAACCAGTGCCAGTACTGCTGCCTCAAGAAGTGCCTCAAAGTGGGCATGAGGCGAGAAG ATCGTATCATTCTGCAAAGT AAGTCCAATGAAGTGCTCCCTGGAGTTGGGACTACACTCACCGGGTCGGAGTGGCGGGG GAAACACAAAGAGCGTGGGCGTCAGGTGTTCCCCCTCCTGGGTGGGCGCGGCGAGCCGGGGGTGCCTCCCCGACGGGATGCGGTGGTGCTGCCCGCTTCCCCACCAGTAACTGCTCCCCTCCTTTCCCCGTCTGCCTGCCTCCGCGGCTACCCCTCACCTGTCTCCGCCTGTGCGGTGGCCCGGGCAGATGGCTGCGGTCTGTCGGATGCTGCGTACATCGAGAGCCTGCAGGAGAAGTCGCAGTGCACGCTGGAGGAGTACGTGCGAAGCCAGTACCCCAACCAGCCCAGCCGCTTCGGGAATTTGCTGCTGCGGCTGCCCTCGCTGCGCACAGTCTCCTCCTCCGTCATCGAGCAGCTCTTCTTTGTCCGCTTGGTAGGTAAAACCCCCATTGAAACTCTCATCAGAGATATGTTACTGTCTGGGAGCAGCTTCAATTGGCCATACATGTCCATCCAGTGTTCCTAA